The genomic DNA CCTCACCAATCCCACCGGGGACGAGAGGAAGGTCCGGGTGGGCTTCGACCCCTCCGCCGGGGCCGCGGCCGCCTACTTCACCGTCAACGGCGAGCCTGTCACCATACATCACATCAAGCCGCCCTCGGAATTCAACATATACACCGACACCCTGAAGCCCGGGGAGACCCGGCGGCTCACGGTGGAGACCATGCCCGTGTCGGGCTCCAACTATCCCGCCAAGGTGATAGTGGGCCCGGTGAGCCAATAGGAGAAAGCTATGCTCTGTACCATGAACGATCTGCTGAGGAAGGCGGATGCCGGCAACTACGGCATGGGCGCCTTCAACTTTGCCAACGCCGAGACCCTGCTGGCCATCTATGAGGCCAGTCAGGAGCAGGGCATGGATGCCATGCTCATAGGCTCCGCCGAAGAAAACCTGAGCTTTGGCCTGAAAAAATGGGTGGAGCTGGTGGAATTCATGGCCCGGGACTTCGACATCAGCGTGTGCCTGCACCTGGACCACTGCACGGACATAGAATATATCACCGACTGCATGAAGGCGGGCGTCAGGTCCGTGATGTACGACGGCTCCTTTTTGCCCTATGAGGACAATATCCGCAACACCGCCGAGGTGGTGCGCCGGGCTGCCGATTTCGGCTCCACGGTGGAAGGGGAGATAGGCCACATAGGCCGGTGCGACGATCTGGTATTTGAGGGCACCGACACCAAATACAATACTCTCACGGACCCCCGGGAGGCCCGGGAATTCGTGGACGCCACCGGAGTGGACGCCATAGCCGTGTCCATAGGCAACGCCCACGGCCTTTCCAAGGCTCTGCCGGTCCTGGACTTTGAGCTGCTGGAGGAGATAGTCACCGCCATAGACGGCCGGGCCAGGACGGTGCTCCACGGCGGCTCCGGCATCCCCGCGGACCAGCTGAGGCGGGCGGTGAATCTGGGCATCCGCAAGGTGAACGTGGCCTCCGAGATAGGCAGGGCCTACGTGTCCACCCTGAGCAGCGTGTCCGAAAACGAGTGGTGGGGCCACGGAGTCACCGCGGCCAAGGCCGCCGTGAAAGAGGTGGTCCTCAGGTGGATAGCGGCTCTGTCTCAGGACAAACGCTGAGCTGCATGGCGCAGCCCCGGCGGCGGACCTCTCGGGTCCCGCCGCTTTTTTTGTCCCCGGGGCAAAAAAATCTCCGCATTTTTGCCGGAGAGGCCCTGGAACGGGAACAAACCTGACACCGTTGGTGTATTATTAATTGATAGTGACGGTGTCAAGTCACTTGATAGTGCGTAGATTAATTCAATTGGGGGTGCTATTGTGAACCAAGATAAATATACCACCAAGAGCCTGGAAGCTCTGTCTGCCGCTCAGGCCGAGGCCGCCAGGCTGGACCATCAGAATATAGAGCCTCTGCATCTGCTGCTGGCTCTGGTCTCCCAGGAGGGAGGCGTGGTGCCCGCCGTGCTGGACAAGCTGGCTCCGGGCAGCGCCAAAAAGCTCACCGGGGAGGTGGTCCGGCTGCTGGACAGAAAGCCCCGGGTAAAGGGCGAGGGAGGCAAGTATTTCAGCCGTGAGTCCGCGGCCCTGCTCACAGAGGCGGAAAAATGCGCCGCCGGCATGCAGGACGACTTCGTCAGCTGCGAGCATCTGCTGCTGTCCATGTTCACCGGAGACACGGGAGAGGCTCTCTCTGCCGCCGGCATAGACAGGGAGGCGGTGGAAAAGGCCATCCGGGAGGTCCGGGGGGCTGCCCGGGTCACGGACAGAGACCCGGAGGGCAAATACAACGCTCTGGAAAAATACGGCCAGGATCTGACCCGGCTGGCTGCCGCCGGCAAGCTGGACCCCGTGATAGGCAGGGACGAGGAGATCCGCCGGGTGATGCAGGTCCTGAGCCGCAGGACCAAGAACAACCCGGTGCTCATAGGCGAGCCCGGCGTGGGCAAGACAGCCATCGCCGAGGGCCTGGCCCAGAGGATCGTGTCCGGCGACGTGCCGGAGACCCTGAAGAACAAGGCCGTCTTTGCCCTGGACATGGGGGCCCTGATAGCCGGCGCCAAATACAGGGGCGAATTTGAAGACCGTCTCAAGGCGGTGCTGAATGACATCAAGGCTTCCGGCGGTCAGATCATCCTCTTCATCGACGAGCTCCACACCATAGTGGGGGCCGGAGGCGGCGCCGAGGGCTCCATGGACGCGGGCAACATACTGAAGCCCATGCTGGCCCGGGGCGAGCTGAAATGCGTGGGCGCCACCACTCTGGACGAATACCGCAAATACGTGGAAAAGGATGCGGCTCTGGAGAGGAGATTTCAGCCGGTGCTCATAGAGCCTCCCACCGTGGAGGACACCATATCCATCCTGAGAGGCCTGAAGGAAAAATACGAGGGCCATCACGGGGTGCGCATCAAGGACGTGGCTCTGGTGGCGGCGGCCACCCTCAGCGACCGCTACATCTCCGACCGGTTCCTGCCGGACAAGGCCATCGACCTGATAGACGAGGCTGCCAGCCGCCTGAGGATCGAGATAGACAGCATGCCTACCGAGATAGACGAGATCGACAGGCGCATCATGCAGCTGGAGATAGAGAAGCAGGCTCTGAAGCAGGAGACCGACGAGGCTTCCATGGAGAGGCTGAAGGCTCTGGAGGAGGAGATAGGCCGCCTGAAGGAGGAGTCCGACCGGCTGAAGCTCCACTGGAAGAGCGAAAAGGAGATCATCGA from Abditibacteriota bacterium includes the following:
- a CDS encoding class II fructose-bisphosphate aldolase gives rise to the protein MLCTMNDLLRKADAGNYGMGAFNFANAETLLAIYEASQEQGMDAMLIGSAEENLSFGLKKWVELVEFMARDFDISVCLHLDHCTDIEYITDCMKAGVRSVMYDGSFLPYEDNIRNTAEVVRRAADFGSTVEGEIGHIGRCDDLVFEGTDTKYNTLTDPREAREFVDATGVDAIAVSIGNAHGLSKALPVLDFELLEEIVTAIDGRARTVLHGGSGIPADQLRRAVNLGIRKVNVASEIGRAYVSTLSSVSENEWWGHGVTAAKAAVKEVVLRWIAALSQDKR
- a CDS encoding AAA family ATPase; amino-acid sequence: MNQDKYTTKSLEALSAAQAEAARLDHQNIEPLHLLLALVSQEGGVVPAVLDKLAPGSAKKLTGEVVRLLDRKPRVKGEGGKYFSRESAALLTEAEKCAAGMQDDFVSCEHLLLSMFTGDTGEALSAAGIDREAVEKAIREVRGAARVTDRDPEGKYNALEKYGQDLTRLAAAGKLDPVIGRDEEIRRVMQVLSRRTKNNPVLIGEPGVGKTAIAEGLAQRIVSGDVPETLKNKAVFALDMGALIAGAKYRGEFEDRLKAVLNDIKASGGQIILFIDELHTIVGAGGGAEGSMDAGNILKPMLARGELKCVGATTLDEYRKYVEKDAALERRFQPVLIEPPTVEDTISILRGLKEKYEGHHGVRIKDVALVAAATLSDRYISDRFLPDKAIDLIDEAASRLRIEIDSMPTEIDEIDRRIMQLEIEKQALKQETDEASMERLKALEEEIGRLKEESDRLKLHWKSEKEIIDEIRECKNEIQELVREEGLAEKKGDLEQAARLRHGTIPEKKKHLEELSDRLTEAQKDHRILKEEVDEDDIAEVVAKWTGIPVSRMLESEMQKLITMEDRLKERVIGQDVAVSSVSNAVRRSRAGLSDPGRPIGSFLFMGPTGVGKTELAKALAEFMFDDEKAVIRIDMSEYMEKHSVARLIGAPPGYVGYDEGGMLTESVRRKPYAVVLFDEIEKAHADVFNILLQILEDGRLTDGQGRTMDFK